A DNA window from Arachis duranensis cultivar V14167 chromosome 3, aradu.V14167.gnm2.J7QH, whole genome shotgun sequence contains the following coding sequences:
- the LOC107481919 gene encoding uncharacterized protein LOC107481919: protein MRVVTTEAPTTVAEHIKWRRPRNQLSQRNHIIAEETDPRPQIQSTRCKSTISSLLLSTFSNNSNDGGSQSRKKSNFSAAATLRGLGCTAGAPQEVSVPAVIRNSAEWEGKKVRKKKHKRSSKGSCSNNGVDVDFQDVWCGTAHGIGFSADCVVGTSRKNASSSSRPKIDVHKINHRQRSSSCLGRRSVNPETISLLDTDPSDVFTPRSASSEFAYYRHLPDPSTDAFPEIMMLQGGIIMGSRYSHDQFRDLRLDVDNMSYEQLLELGERIGYVNTGLKENEMGGNIRKTKLQISDDASNHQVDKTCTICQEEYEAADELGRLHCEHSYHFHCIKQWVAHKNFCPVCKQQVVARNN from the exons atGCGTGTTGTTACAACAGAGGCACCAACAACAGTAGCAGAACACATCAAATGGAGAAGACCCAGAAACCAATTGAGCCAGCGCAACCACATCATTGCAGAAGAAACAGATCCAAGGCCACAAATTCAATCCACAAGGTGCAAGTCCACCATTTCCTCCCTGCTCCTCTCCACATTCTCCAACAACAGCAATGATGGCGGGTCACAGAGCAGGAAAAAGAGCAACTTTTCAGCAGCAGCGACGTTGAGGGGGCTGGGGTGCACGGCGGGGGCGCCGCAGGAGGTATCGGTGCCGGCGGTGATTCGAAACTCGGCGGAATGGGAAGGAAAGAAGGtgagaaagaagaagcacaagagAAGCAGCAAGGGAAGTTGCAGCAATAATGGCGTGGATGTGGATTTTCAAGATGTGTGGTGTGGCACCGCACACGGAATAGGGTTCTCTGCCGATTGTGTTGTTGGCACTTCCAGGAAGAatgcctcttcttcttcacgacCCAAAATTGATGTTCACAAAATCAATCACAGACAG CGTTCATCTTCTTGTTTGGGAAGGCGCAGTGTGAACCCAGAAACCATCTCGCTTCTCGACACTGATCCTAGCGACGTCTTCACTCCGCGCTCTGCCTCCTCCGAGTTCGCATACTATCGCCACCTTCCAGATCCTTCCACCGATGCTTTTCCTGAG ATTATGATGCTTCAAGGAGGTATAATCATGGGGAGTAGATACTCACACGATCAATTCAGAGATTTGAGACTTGATGTTGATAACATGTCCTATGAA caattgcttgagctCGGTGAGAGAATTGGTTATGTCAACACTGGACTTAAAGAAAATGAGATGGGTGGCAACATAAGGAAAACTAAGCTTCAAATTTCAGATGATGCATCAAACCATCAAGTAGATAAAACGTGTACCATTTGCCAG GAGGAGTATGAAGCTGCTGATGAATTGGGGAGGTTACATTGTGAGCACAGCTATCACTTCCACTGTATAAAACAATGGGTTGCTCACAAGAATTTCTGTCCAGTGTGTAAGCAACAAGTTGTGGCTCGCAACAATTGA
- the LOC107481918 gene encoding uncharacterized protein LOC107481918, with product MATATKLFAPILTFQVFPSLISQHRKTLQVSRCLSEDNNLRVVFAAGGTGSHVYPAVAIADELKLANPSTEFLFIGTPNSVESAAVPCAGYSFASVPSVRLSRPFIAPHNLFFFPYRLLRALIHCFHRGTSGHVSFPVCIAAKLKGIKLVIHEQNSAPGLANSVLALFADAIFVAFNSTADSFPREKCVVCGNPVRLSLRNKVSKAAARSHFFPGYGKTSECKAKVLVVLGGSYGANAVNIAMLNLYYQMLKQNSCLYIIWQTGVESYDEMDSLVKNHPRLYMAPFMHCMDMAYAAADLIVSRAGAMTCYEILATGKPSILIPSPHLSEGNQFKNASLMADLAGVKVITEDELDSSTLAIAIEQILRDEKKMKDMSERSLKAANDNASAEIAKHILALVNQSTKKEELAAN from the exons ATGGCCACCGCCACCAAACTCTTCGCACCTATTCTCACTTTCCAAGTCTTTCCATCTCTGATCTCTCAACACAGGAAGACCCTTCAAGTTTCACGCTGCTTATCCGAGGACAACAACCTTCGAGTGGTCTTCGCCGCCGGAGGCACCGGCAGCCACGTGTACCCTGCAGTGGCCATCGCGGATGAACTCAAACTTGCCAACCCTTCAACGGAGTTCCTCTTCATTGGCACTCCAAACAGCGTGGAAAGCGCTGCAGTGCCATGTGCAGGGTACAGCTTCGCCTCGGTGCCTTCGGTGAGGTTGAGTCGCCCCTTCATCGCCCCTCacaacctcttcttcttcccttacCGTTTATTAAGAGCCCTCATCCATTGCTTTCACCGTGGAACTAGCGGCCATGTCTCTTTTCCTGTTTGCATTGCCGCCAAGTTAAAAGGGATAAAGCTTGTGATCCATGAACAGAACTCTGCTCCTGGTTTGGCCAACTCTGTTCTTGCCCTGTTTGCTGATGCCATCTTCGTGGCTTTCAACTCAACAGCTGATAGCTTCCCGAGGGAGAAGTGCGTGGTGTGTGGGAATCCGGTGAGGCTGTCGCTGAGGAACAAAGTTTCAAAGGCGGCGGCAAGGTCGCATTTCTTTCCAGGGTATGGGAAGACGAGTGAGTGTAAAGCAAAGGTTTTGGTGGTTCTTGGAGGGTCTTATGGCGCAAATGCTGTCAACATCGCAATGCTGAATTTGTATTATCAGATGCTGAAGCAGAATAGTTGCTTGTACATTATATGGCAAACTGGGGTCGAATCATATGATGAAATGGACAGTCTTGTTAAGAATCATCCCCGCTTGTATATGGCACC GTTTATGCATTGTATGGATATGGCGTATGCAGCTGCAGACTTGATTGTTTCAAGAGCAGGTGCAATGACTTGCTATGAAATATTGGCTACTGGAAAACCCTCTATCCTG ATACCATCACCACATTTATCAGAGGGGAATCAGTTCAAGAATGCTTCGTTGATGGCAGACTTAGCTGGTGTCAAAGTTATTACTGAGGATGAGCTTGACTCAAGTACACTAGCAATTGCAATTGAACAGATTTTAA GGGAtgagaagaaaatgaaagatatgTCAGAGAGGTCACTGAAAGCTGCAAATGACAATGCCTCTGCTGAGATTGCGAAACACATTCTAGCTCTTgtaaatcaatcaacaaaaaagGAAGAATTGGCTGCAAACTAG